In the genome of Gemmatimonas aurantiaca, the window GCGGGCCTCGCGCAGAAACTGCGCGCCGTGGATCTGGTGGGCACGCGCAGTCTCGACGAGGTGGTCGCACGAGTAGCCGAGAAGGCCAGGAACCTGCCCAAGGGCACGTGGATCACCGGCCGCGGATGGGATCAGAACGCCTGGGCCGACACGCGCTTCCCCACCCACGAGGCTCTTTCGGCGGCCATTCCCGATCATCCGGTGATGCTCACCCGGGTGGACGGTCACGCGGGTTTCGTGAACGCCGCGGCCATGCGTCTCGCGGGTCTCACGCGCATCACGAAAGACCCCGACGGCGGCAAGATCCTCAAGGACGCGCAGGGCAATCCCACGGGCGTGCTGATCGATCGCGCGCAGGGCATCGTCGGGGCGAAAGTGCCGGAGTTCACGCGCGAAGAAATGCGATCGGCGCTCAAGGACGCGGTGGCCCGCATGCATTCGTTCGGTCTGGTGGGCATGCATGATGCGGGCGCCTCCCGCGCGAACATCGATCTCTTCGAGGACATGGCGCAGAAGCAGGAGCTGAATCTCCGGCTCTATGTCATGATCGGCGACGATTCGGCCGCCCTGCGGCACTACTTCGCACAGGGTCCCCGTTCGGGGCTCTACAACGGACAGGTGTGGGTGCGTGCCGTCAAGCTGTACGCCGATGGCGCCATGGGATCACGCGGCGCGGCACTGCTCGAACCGTACAGCGACGATCCGAACAACACGGGTCTGCTGCTCAGCGCGCCGCAGCACATCCAGGATGTCGCGGAGGCGGGTCTCCGGGCCGGCTTTCAGGTCAACACCCATGCCATCGGCGACCGCGGCAACCGGGTGGTGCTCGACGCCTACGAAAAAGCGCTCGGTCTCGCGCCGCGCGTGGATCATCGTTTCCGCGTGGAGCACGCGCAGATCCTGCATTACGACGACATCCCGCGTTTCGCGCAGCTGGGGGTGATTCCGTCCATGCAGGCCAGTCACCAGACGAGCGACATGTACTGGATCGGCAAACGTCTCGGCCCCACGCGCCTGTACGGTGCGTATGCCTGGCAGTCGTTGCTGCAGACGGGTGTGGTGATCCCGAACGGTTCGGACTTTCCGGTGGAGGAGGTGAATCCGCTCATCTCCTTCCACGCGGCCATCGCGCGTCAGGATGGTCGTGACTGGCCGGCAGGCGGCTGGTATCCCGAGCAGAAGATGTCGCGCGAGGATGCGCTGCGCAGCATGACGATCTGGCCGGCGTATTCGGGGTTCCAGGAGAAGGAGCTGGGTTCGATCACACCCGGGAAGTACGCGGACTTCGTGATGCTGGATCAGGACATCATGCGCGTACCGGTGGAACTGGTGCTGAAGACGAAGGTGCTGGCGACCTATGTGGGTGGCAAGGCGGTGTACGAGGGAACGGTCAGACACTAGCCGTACGGGCCCATGCGGGCAGATACGAGCGGACATGAGCTGGAGACGATGACGTGAGACTGGTTTCCCTGTTACCGGCGGCGACGGA includes:
- a CDS encoding amidohydrolase, whose translation is MRLSFPARGIRLAAVVLLAPALLHPASLSAQGAQAQTAPAPADLIVTNARVYTADDARPLVEAFAVRDGRIVFVGSQREATMLKGASTRMLDAEGRTIIPGMVDAHAHFAGLAQKLRAVDLVGTRSLDEVVARVAEKARNLPKGTWITGRGWDQNAWADTRFPTHEALSAAIPDHPVMLTRVDGHAGFVNAAAMRLAGLTRITKDPDGGKILKDAQGNPTGVLIDRAQGIVGAKVPEFTREEMRSALKDAVARMHSFGLVGMHDAGASRANIDLFEDMAQKQELNLRLYVMIGDDSAALRHYFAQGPRSGLYNGQVWVRAVKLYADGAMGSRGAALLEPYSDDPNNTGLLLSAPQHIQDVAEAGLRAGFQVNTHAIGDRGNRVVLDAYEKALGLAPRVDHRFRVEHAQILHYDDIPRFAQLGVIPSMQASHQTSDMYWIGKRLGPTRLYGAYAWQSLLQTGVVIPNGSDFPVEEVNPLISFHAAIARQDGRDWPAGGWYPEQKMSREDALRSMTIWPAYSGFQEKELGSITPGKYADFVMLDQDIMRVPVELVLKTKVLATYVGGKAVYEGTVRH